Below is a genomic region from Meleagris gallopavo isolate NT-WF06-2002-E0010 breed Aviagen turkey brand Nicholas breeding stock chromosome 5, Turkey_5.1, whole genome shotgun sequence.
TCCCTGAAGTTTCAGTTTCTCCTTCCTCCAAGTTCCATGTCATCTCCTTATTCTTCAGTCTTATACTTTTCTAGTTTTTTGTTTATCATTCATCAGTAGATGTTCTCTAATTCCATTTCTTTCAACACTCATTTTCACAACTGTCTCCACTCCCTACAGTAGTCTGCTAGTAGAATTACTTTAGAGCCATACTTGCACATCAAATCACAACTACTATCTTAGCaaaattttgcatttgaattAAATTTCTGCCAGCTTTtgaaaaggtgaaaagaaaGCTAGAGAAAGAAACAGGTTTCAAAATATATCTCTCAATCTAATACAGCGTAGGTTACTTTTCAGAGTTAAAACACAGCCTTGGCTTCTTCTGGTCTGTGACATTTGCTCTATAGCTTCATGCAActtcaaaaagagaaatggcGCTTGTACTGGCTGTAAGAAGAGTGATGAATGTCAGCCTATATTAGAAGAGCATCACATGCCATCTCCTTAAAATAAGGTGTTGGAATATGCTTGGCTCTGTCATCAGTCCATATatcttgtgtttgtttgttttttttttttgtacacattctctgctcttcttgAAAACCCAAAAGAAGCTGAGTCACTTTCAGCTCTCTGGGGAAGGTAGGGAAAACTGTGCTACTGATGACCTGAGATACCATCTGCTTTCATTCACAGTATTAGTTAACATTGTTTTATTCTGTACTATCATGCTCAGATAAGACATTGCCACCTGTTTAAGATTCCCATTAATACTCTCATACTTTCTGGCTCTGCTTATATGAATAAATTAATAGTGTCTACATATTGGTGACTACTGGAAATGATAACTGAAAAGTTTAATTCCAGAATCATTCCAATTTAAATGTGCTGTAGTTGTCTAATCTAGAGACAGAAAATAAGGATAAGAAATGCTGTCTAAAGACAATAGCGTTATGCAATCAAACTTTCTGTCTGAGTCATCTGTTCTTTGCATAACTATTTGTGACTCTTACAAATGATTTTCAATAAATCTGAAGTAGAAGTAAATTTCAAGTAAAATTCATCTCTCAGAAGTTTTGAGAAAATTGTTCCTGCCATGTTCCCTCTGTCAAAATATGTGCTCTCACTGACCACAAGCTCAGATACCTTACTCTCTATTTAAGAACTCTGTGGCCAATCAGTGCAAATGTAACTGCTAACAAGCCATGGCTTGCGCTGTCTTTTCTTCCAGTGGAGGTCTCAAAGAGAGACAGAAggagctgtttaaaaaaaaaataaaaataaaaaatcaaaaaataaaacaaaacaggtgagcagcagggagagagagtgGGCTAAAAGTTACAAACCTACTGGAAAACATGCTTTCTTTGTTATTCTGTACTTGGGGTAAATTGTGTCTCCTGCTTTTTAGGTTTCTATCTTTCATAAGAAACTGAttatttatgtgatttatttctATCACAGTTTCTCTTACAATTTTAGGTGTCAAATCTTTAGGTATTAGTAGAAGATTGATTCATTGGATGTTTCATGTGGATATTTTCTCTCTGACTGATATCTCTAATATTTCTGTAGCTACAAATAGAGATAACGTTCCTGTGATACCATGAGATAATAATCTCCAGTCCTGGACTGAATGTCCAGTATGCAGCTGCTGTCATGATTCTTAGCTGTAAACAAATAACACTGTTTCTTGAGGACACAAGATGCTGTCTtaagctatttttatttattgttgtaAAGTAAGTTTTAAGAAATATCAAGAAGTCATGCAATGTAAAGCAGATGCACTGCAGATAATGCAATAAATGTCTGAAAACATAAATAGctaaaatagatgaaaaaaatgatctGGTTTATGAAAAAGCAAGACCTAATTATGATAAATACACCTAGTAGGAAATTTCTTCAAACTCCAGATAAACAGGGGGAGAAACCTAAAACATAGCAGTATAGAAAATAGCACataaaagtgttaaaaaaaaggaaccacCATCACCAAAAAAATGTAGCAGCAAAGTGCTTAGAAAAggtgttttcttcttgtgtgttttgtttgtttttgtgttttaataatAGTAGTACTGACGTGAATATAGCAACAAGAAATCGAGAAAACGATTCTAAAGTAACACAGGGCATAAAGACTCTCAGTCTCTTTCAGTCATTTCAGTAGAAAGTGAAATTACAACTGAGTTACTGAGGATTTGATAGCATTGGCTGAATATTGGGCAAGGAGACTCCAAGCATGCATGTGCTTATTGTTCATGCAGCCTACATGTAATACTTATAAAAACTATAGAACTGGACTGCCTTTATCAGCTTGATATTTTAAGTCATGAGTGTATGAATCTCATGATAGAGGATAACAATAATTGCAGAGGACAGTAGTGATTTTTGAGAAGATGCAGAGCCACGTGTTCATTGTTTCTTCACTACACCATGGAGAAATGATATAGCTGTTCCCTTTGGCttagaacaagggaaaatgactATGAAATGCACAATTTTCAAGTATTGTCTGTCTTCAGCTATAGAAAGAGGGATTTGAGTCTTAGGATACAAGATGTCGGTTTGTTTTTGGTCCTTTCAGAGAGGATAAGGAACTCGGGGTTTTTCAAGATTAGGTTAAAGACCTGGATAGGCAGCCAGAAAGCAAGATACAGCTTTAAGTCATGATAGTCATaaatgatactttttttttcagtctgttctgAGTGCGTTTATATAAGTAACTTGTATCACcatgggggggaaaaagctACATTGAGACAAAAAATTCCCACTTTTATATGTTATGTTCCACATAGACATTACTAAatgatttttgctttcagaaacacAACTGTAGAATCTTGGACAACTTTAGCAGTCAGAATAAGACTGCTAGGAGTTGCAATGACAGTGTGAGCATGTTGTGGTCCCTGTCATATATCAcccaaaagagaaggaaaaatttgAATATGTAGAAGAGATTCAGCTTATTAGCTATTGAATAAATGGCTGAAAAGCAAGTTCTTTTTATAAAGAGAATCTAAACACCTATAACAGTTTCTGTGATGATTAGTTAATATGTCTCTATCCATCTGCTCTGAAGGAATGGCTGGTATGGCATTTTCTATGCAGTTTGCCATGTGAACTCACAGGAACAGCTGAAAGTCACAGACCTTGGCTTGACTCAACAGTCCACTGGAATCCATGTGGAGTtatggaatttttttatttttaagctacCCCAGGAAACTTGGCCTGGTGAACTGATAGCAGATGgaaaaatcatttctcttttctcatctcTTAATATTAGAGACTTGTTTAagagggacaaaaaaaaaaacccaaacaaacaacaacaacaaaaaaacagcattacATTTTACTTTAAAAGGTATTTAAAAGAACTTCAACAAAGACACCAGAGACAAAACAAGGACAAGGTTGGTGTTCTTGGACTATGTGTTAAAATATAGCAAGCAGTAGCCAAAAATATTGGGCTGCTATGATTTGTCTCTGTCCAGCAGTGGCAATCTCTCCACCTCCACAGTGaaattctgtatatttttaacaacctggcagctgctgcagtctCTTGGTTGTTGTTTAAAGTTGTTGATAAACCTATTTGAGGAGGATGGACAGTGGTAGACCCCTGGGGAGCCTGAAAAGAAAGGCACAGGCCTCTCCTTCCTTTCACCCATGCGCTCAATGACTTGGATTTCTTTGTAACTTAACCCAGTGGAACACAAACGTGTGTTGGTCTTGGGGCTCAGATTGATtactcatttaaaaatcaaacaaacaaaacctctcTGCCCaagaaaattctcttttcaCCACCCACAGGCAGTGAGATTAGAATGGCATGATAGATTTATTTAACGGAAGTTTATGATGCAGGTTTAATTTGAAACATAAACAAGACCTCATACCAAAGTGCTGAGTCTGTCTGATTTTGATTCAGATTTTTGTACTAGTTTGGCTGTATTGAATGGTTTATTAAACTGTCCTGCCTCTTGTGCTGAAGTCTGAGTTTGTAAGCCTACATCTTTGAAAAGGGTAAGTGAACGGTCTCTGATCTATATCTCTCATAAAACCTTACAAAATACAGTAGATAATCCTTAATATCTGTTAATACACCTAGCTATTGATGAAAATGAGAATGTTATATATATGGGAAAATAGAAGGAAGTTTAACTGAAAGATACAGCAAAGAAATCATCAGTGTCATAAAACAAGTTGTACCAGCTTTCAAATTGTGAATTTGTGCAATACAAATTTTAGAACAAATTTATCATTTAGTATTTAATAGAATCCTATCAAATCTACTTGCTGCCTCATGCAAAAAACATACACAATGACAGTCCAGCTATGAATGGTGTTTGAGTAGTGCATCTTCTATTCTAGATAATGAATTAAGATATTGTCTCCATTCTAAAATAGGATCACTGTGTCAGCTTTGCCTTTGTTATTGTGTGGCTCAGCTGTAGCTCTTGTCTGTTCAAGCAATTCTCTGTAGGACGCAGTTGGAGTCAAGGATCATGTTGACAGAAACATTTGTGGACCCATTGGCCATTAAATCTCTCAGTCTGAATTTTCTGGCAGACACAGATGTAAGTTGTAGCAAGCTTTCTACATTCTTCCCAGAAACGGACTTCCAGTTCTATATGGAGCTTAAAACACTGAGCAGACCATCAcatacttcaagaaaaaaatacttggaTTTCAAATACTCCTTCACTCACATTCTTATTAACCCACTTTTTCAGTAGTGACTTAGCATTTAGGGAACTAAGTCCCAGTGTTTAACTGCTCAGTGGTGAAAAATACCATTTCATTTGCTAGTTAAATCTTCCTTAAACCCTTATAGTTACATTTGAACCACTCTGTGGTATTTCTGAGAGTCTTAAGGGCTAGAGATCTTTTTTTGACCCTGAAAAATCATAATCTATTGCTATgattttgctttagaaaaggACTTTGAATGCTTGCCTCCCACTTAAATGGCTGAAATATATATGGGGGAGATCCTCTCCTTATTTGGTATGGTAGGGTTCTTCTTGCAGTTGACAGCATAAGAATGACATTTGGTCAGCTGATCAGAATCTCCTGTATATATGGCATAGATCTGTGAGCTAATTGAATACCTTCATATTATCTGGGTGCTTGAGATGGATCAGTGGGGTGAACCACAGTGTCTCCAAATAGTTGTATGTTATGCAATGTTGAAGTATAgatttacaaaaatatagaTTTTTGGTCTGATTCAGGTACTGGATAATTACTATAATACTAACACAGGACTAAGCTCAGAAAGCTACACTGTTGAAAATGCAGGGATGAGCCATGAATCTGAATGGCAGAGGACTACTCAAAACTGGAAGAAACCTGGGGTTTACATGGCTATTTTTGTTTCGTGTGATACTGCAGGAGGAGATCAATTTGTGTGGACTTGTTTCTTTGGTTTCATCTGTGCTgcaaattttaaaagtattttcgAGGTGGCAGAAGTTGAGTGGAACTGGGGCAAATTTAACTGTGACGTTACACACAAAAACAATTCCAACATTGACTTTAGGCAAAGCAAATACAGGATGCTATGATTAATGAATGTTATTAATGCTCAGTCTGAGTGGATAGTACTGTCTTGAAATGGATGGGCTTCTTCATCAGTCAGTCAGATGCTGGGTGGCTGCCATTTATGTTGGGTGGCTGTGGCCAGAACTGGACATCATTCATAGAAATAAACcagtgttttaaagaaaatgtttgttttgttggtggtggttgttgttgttttcttaatagTGGGACCTCATTACACTACAGGCAACAGATGGTCCTtatattctctctttttaagGGTGTCTTTAAGGAACCTTCTCCACAGTCCCAACATTAGCTATTCAAAGGGGAAGAACTGTCAACAGATTGCCATGTCAGTCATAtcaaaacaaagagaagcaaaagaGGGCCCCAAGCCAACCAGTTGCTTTTGCAGTTGTCCCAGCAGCTGGATGTTAAATagaaagtgaattttaaaatggtAGCGTCTCAGCTTACTGTCCACATTGGTCTTTAccttttccttatgttttaaTTATCTTTGATTTCTCAgtaaacagtaaaaaaatatatatacactatGTTTTCATGTTAAATTTTTGTGATAATCTAGACTTAGTTTAAATTAGTAATAATACATTTATTATATATACACAATCAATATATTTAGAGATATTTACTTTCAGTGTAGAGTCAGACAAGAAGTTATACTTCTCTTGGTGTAGATAGAGATATGTGGTTAGTTTTGcatgtcatttctttttttttttttttaaataagtgaaTCTAAATATATGTGCACTGGCTTCGAAACTTTTCATGAGTTTCCAGtattctgaaaatgctgaaactCAGTTGAATACAGGGGAGTAAGTCTTCCTTTGTCAAAGAttaggaaactttttttttttttttccccttatggAAGTAATTAAATCTTTGGTTTCAAGGGTGGATGCTTGTGGCTCTGATTCAGAAAAGTACATAGTTCAAAGTATCCCTTTTAATCAAAACCTGCCCTGAAATACTACTGCTGCCATGGTTGCATATAAGGGTGCTTTATGTGGGCCAGGGTCTGATGGACTGTTTCTagctaagaaagaaaagttataATACTTCCTAGATTGTAATGACTTGTGATGTGTCATTCTGCTGAGGACTGATGATTCTGTACACTACTGACGTTTATGGTCCTTATAACTTCAGAATCTAGATGTTTTATGAATGTACTGAAACATATACAAAGCTGCCATATTTCTATatgatttttgaaataataagTCTCGCTTTATTGTTCCATTCTTTGAGTTTTATTAACAGACTTTCAGGTTTCATTTATGCAAGGGATACGATAAGGATTGTTTGGCTTGAGTGAAGTTGTACTGAAAAGGAGTACCTACAGCAAGACTTGAGGCAAGGCAAGGATGCTATGagataaagcaggaaaaaaaattgcaacatTTTACAAATAATCTGGTCCCAAGAGAATGTAACATCTTCATGCAgtctcttaaaaacaaatttgcttTTAGCTTCTAGTTTTAGTTGTTCACTAATACTGAAAACTCAGTCCCTTCTTACATAATTCAGTTATTCCATATCAGGTTTTTCCATGCAGGAAGAAATCCAgggttaaaaacaaataaaggaacaaaccaaacaagcaaagcaaaacaaacaaaaaaacctgcatcATAGAAAAAGTAATCTAACCCCTAGAAAAAGCTTCATCCAAACTGGCTATCACATCATTCAAAATCCAAAGTaccaaaaaataatttcttcatattGCTCTAAGAGGAGCAGCCAGAACCAGTGACACTGTGACTTTTAGATGCATGCTAGAGTAatggctggaaaagaccttggtCTTGAGTAAATATGTGTGAGGATGGATGGGCTCCTGAACTTGCAGTCCACAGCTTAGTGTGTACTGTGCCATTAAAGAATTTGTATGCCAGGAACTAATATTGGCTTTAAAAATTCGGTTATTGATGATAAAAACTTTACATATTTGGATTAAAAGTAATTATCTAATTATCTCTTATGACAGATTTGTGGAATACATTCTTGATGTTATTGGAAAAGGTTTTTCTGTGTATCACTAgccatttcttctctgaaggcTGAATGTCAGATTCACTGGCATGGGCTTATCCACTGGAAATGTATGAGTAGTAGGAAAAACTCCCTAACAGAATTAGTGAATACACAGTGGTTAGCAACACAAGCTCAGAATATATGGTGCTGCTACTTGGCCTAATCATGTGGGACATGGCAAGTTCCAGGGTATTGATCATTTCAGATTAAATCTAGCTCTTAAGTTTGAATTGGtccctccagctctgctgtcacatgaatagcagcaaaaagaaagatctCTTCCCTTCTTAGATAAGGAACATTCAGGCAGCTCTGTATCCCATCCCCCAAGCACAACTCTGTTACTTTAACAGCATTTACTGCATGATGACTGTGggtaaaatgatattttaagtACTGGGGCCATGTGTGCTTGccatttctatttcattttacaaaGCAAATGTACACAGTTGGGATCAAACATCTTGGCTGATTGGATTAAAAGACACATGGATGAGAGAAATAAATTGTCCACATACTCAGATCCAAAAAATATCTAGCTATTGAATTTCAGATTTATTCAAATATGCTTGAGAGCAGAATTTGGCCCACAATTGCAAGTTTTTAATATTGTGACTATGTTTTATAGGAAGTCATACATCTAGAGTAAAGAATTCAGTGGCAAACAGACTCCTTACAAGACTGAGAGGAGAAGCATATGATTGACCAAATAGGAGAACAGTGCACGTCTCTCTGATATCCAACCTTCCATCTTGGGTGCAAAACCACAGTATACTAGCTCCTTCAGCTGAAGAGCAGAAGGGATTTCTCCTGccttgtgctgagtgctgtcttCCCTATCATGATGAGTCAATGACACTGAGTTTTGATATTTAATACATACAGAGAAATTGCCAGGTTTTGCTGCTTGTTAGTTACGAACTATCAACAGGGCAACAATGTCTATCAAATACTTCCCAAAGTGAAAGCAGCCAAGCTGTCTCGTTTATAAATGTCATAGTGGCATAGGTATTTGCCACTGAAATTGGCAAGTGACTTAGAAACAGCACTTAGTCTATTAgtaaataagaaaggaaaataacaaaatagttGTGAAGGTAGTATAAAATGAACGTAATTCCAAGAGACACATGCCACAGACTGCAAACACAGTAATGACAGCATGTGGAAAATAAGGTATAACAAATCTCTAGATCTATTTCTATTCCTGTCCCCTTTTTCCCCAGCTGTAAGCCTGGCCCCTCTATACCATTCCCCAGCCTCACTCACTGCACCCAAAATGATATGTCTTCATTCTGTGCAGTGTTTCCAGAATCTGCCTCTTTGCATCTCCTGTAGGAAGACAGTGTGGTCACTTTACTGGCATGCTGAAAAGCCATTATTCTACACACcccagaaggaagaaaattgatTCAGGAGGTTATTTATAGATAATTCTGATTGCTTCAGAAGTCAACATCTAGGAGTTAAACATGAAACAGTTCtacccttccttctctcctctaaaaaaatgcattgcaaaAACATGCATTCTAAATTGTGGATTGTCAGAATGGAAGTTGCTCacacatttttaattctgtatctTTGTACTTATGCATTATGAAAGGAGATTCATCCTGGGCTGTTCCCATGGACTCTTCCTATACACGTTGTCAGACTGGATGATCAAGATGGGCCCTTCGAGTCCTGAAGTCTATGGAGCTCTGATCTAAAATGACATGATCACACACCACTTTCCCCTCAGCAGTGCCGACTTCAGTGCATCAGGTAAATCTGTACTGCGGCTGAATTAGTTTGCTCTCTTTTGGATAACTGTTCCATTTGTTGGAGAATTTGAGATATATTTAGAGTGGGAATTACAAGCACTCCTTCCCCACCATGTGTCCCCCCCCAAANNNNNNNNNNNNNNNNNNNNNNNNNNNNNNNNNNNNNNNNNNNNNNNNNNNNNNNNNNNNNNNNNNNNNNNNNNNNNNNNNNNNNNNNNNNNNNNNNNNNCACTGACGGGCTTCTCTGTTCTAGGATCCTGCTGACCGTGGTGGTGATCTTCAGGATCCTCATTGTGGCCATTGTAGGGGAGACGGTGTACGATGACGAGCAAACTATGTTTGTCTGTAATAcgctgcagccaggctgcaatCAGGCTTGTTACGACCAGGCTTTCCCTATTTCTCACATAAGGTACTGGGTGTTCCAAATCATCATGGTGTGCACTCCCAGCTTGTGCTTCATAACGTACTCTGTTCACCAGTCTGCTAAGCAGAGGGAACGGAGGTACTCCACTGTCTTCCTCACCTTGGAGAGAGACCAGGATTCAATGAAGCGTGAGGATAGTAAGAAAATCAAGAACACAATTGTCAATGGGGTGCTGCAGAACACTGAAAACTCCACCAAAGAGGCAGAACCAGACTGCTTAGAAGTGAAGGAGATCCCCAATCCTGCAATCAGAACTACAAAATCAAAGATGAGGAGGCAAGAAGGCATTTCTCGATTTTATATCATCCAAGTGGTCTTTCGAAATGCCCTAGAGATTGGATTCTTAGTGGGGCAGTATTTTCTGTATGGATTCAATGTCCCTTCCATGTATGAATGTGACAGATACCCTTGCATTAAAGAAGTAGAGTGCTATGTCTCTAGACCCACTGAGAAGACTGTGTTCTTGGTATTCATGTTTGCTGTCAGTGGCATTTGTGTGGTGCTCAATTTGGCAGAACTGAACCACTTGGGCTGGAGAAAGATCAAAATGGCAGTGAGAGGAGTACAGGCAAAAAGGAAATCCATATACGAAATCAGAAATAAGGACCTGCCAAGAATGAGCATGCCTAACTTTGGCAGGACTCAGTCAAGTGACTCAGCTTATGTGTGAGGCTGTGACAGAACTGAAACTTGGTGCCAGGTGGAACAGACCCAGACACCATTAGAGAAAGGTACATTGCTTAGGCAAGCATTTTATCAAACCACCAAGAAAGCCATTAAGGTATTGGATCTGCACTTACTGAACTAGCTGCAAAAATGCAGTGCTATgtaaaagactgaaaacaaaacaaaacagctatAAAACCATGCTTGATCTAGCCTTACAGCTACTATTAttactaattttctttctaaaaattgGATGCTATCTGTTGGTGGAGCAGCTTTTTGGTCACCTTTAGGATGAGTTTACAGTTTGGACTGTCTGACAAATCTTTGTAAACATGTAGAATGTTCATATTAAAAATCTGCAAAGATAATCTatatggggtgggatggggtgggggaaACTGTTGTGATGTAAGATGTAAGCATGTTTTAAAAGGAGGGTAATTGCACTGTGACCACAACTCAGTCAGGACATCTGCTCTCACCTATCTCACAGATGTCTGATGTTATTTTGCTTGTCTACATCACAGAGTTTATTCCTGGTGTGTATTACTAGATATTTTCTAACATAGTTTGTGCGTCATTTAGTTATGCTAAACAATAAATGCTGAATATAATTTTGCCATTTATTGTTTGCCTGTCCACACACACCAGAGACCTTAATCATCATATGTTAGTTGTGATCTACAAAATATATCAGtacatttcagttcatttcctGATATGTGCACGAATAAGATGGAATTGGTTCATGCTGGCCAAGTTACGTACTTACCTACAGTTACCTATGGTGACACACATACCAAAGGAACAGAGTTCATTGCTTTTAACTGTGATTATATCACCATCTCTCTGCTCTTATTTATATAAGTGCCATACTTGAAACATCCAACTCTGTACTTAATCAGAAATTTGTCTTGGAATACCAGCTGGAATAAAGTGATTTTATACTctcctttgtttattttatgctATTTGTTTAGTCATTGCAATGGTGTAAAAAGCAGCTAAAATCTCTATTCATAAATAAagtatttgcctttttttttttgtaagccaGAGAGGTTTGTTCTTCTTTATTATTGTATACAGTTGAAGAAATATACAAGGTCAAAATAATTGACTTACAAATACTCCTCAGGGTTTAAAGTGTCTTGCTGATATTCTGAACTCTAAGTGACAAAACCTGGAAAATCAGGACTATTCATTATGTCCGTTTTCTTCCTTAAGCAATCTTCCCCTGTCTTTAAAACCTGATCCAAAGCCCACTGACACCAACAGCCTTGTTTCTGCTGACACAAAGGGCAACACAGTTGGCTGCCAAGGTCACTCTGGAAATAGCAGGGTGCATTTAccttgaaaatgaaacaattgCAGCTTTTCATCAGGGAATCCAAATAGTAacctcagcttttctgctttaCAGCTGATTCAAGAAATGCACTGTTCCTGTCCCCTCAACTTA
It encodes:
- the GJD2 gene encoding gap junction delta-2 protein, with product RILLTVVVIFRILIVAIVGETVYDDEQTMFVCNTLQPGCNQACYDQAFPISHIRYWVFQIIMVCTPSLCFITYSVHQSAKQRERRYSTVFLTLERDQDSMKREDSKKIKNTIVNGVLQNTENSTKEAEPDCLEVKEIPNPAIRTTKSKMRRQEGISRFYIIQVVFRNALEIGFLVGQYFLYGFNVPSMYECDRYPCIKEVECYVSRPTEKTVFLVFMFAVSGICVVLNLAELNHLGWRKIKMAVRGVQAKRKSIYEIRNKDLPRMSMPNFGRTQSSDSAYV